The genomic window CTTACATTAAATTCATGTACTGGCATGCCAACAAATAGAACTATAATGGGTTCTTGAGCAGACCACCGTTGTAGCTTGTCTGCATCAAGGGCATCTGCTAATTTTCCCCAAAACATCACAACGGCGGGCATTCTGGAAAGATATATCATTGTTTCAGTGGAGAGATAAGAACACAGAATGAAAAATGATAAAAGTTGGCGCGCATTTGTGATGTGATTTTCTCATATCTGGTCAATCGATCCGCCGCTCGGCGCAAATATTCTTGTGATGCTGGTAACTAATCCAACATTCACAAGTTCAGTAAATTGTAAGTTGTAAGAAGTGGAAAAttatacaataaaaacaattcttaAGAGTTGCTGACCTGACAACAAAACAATTTGTTTAATGCAGCTTTGGTACTGTGTACATTGTAGGTGGTATATCCATACTTGGGAAAGTTTGGTGGCTGAGGCACAATTGGTTCCACGGTAGTTTTTTGGGCAAACACTACTCTCCATGGACGATCTACAGTTTTGTATCTTTCCCTAGCATATTGAACCTGGTAAGCGCCAAGCTTGTAAATTGTTGTTCCTTCAGAGATCCTGTTCTTGAAGAGTTGTACCTGGAAATTTGGAATTGTGCCTTCCATTGTTCCGCCCTAGAAAGGAAGTAAATATGTGTATGGTAAACAGGTCACTGCCTTCAGGACCCCAATGTTCTCATATCCTTGTAATGCGGACGGTAAGGATGCCTCTGCTGGAATATCTTGTAACGTCTCAGCAGCATTTCATCCATCTATGAATTTTCAAAATAAATATATGTATAAGAAAACCTGCTCACCAGAGCAACAAAATTACTGTGATTTAACAGAGACTATTGAACtcatggcaaaaaaaaaaaaatctaaacgCATGCATCTCCAATATATATGTTTCTTTCTTTCCAAATCCAGCCAGACCACCCCAGCCAGCACAATCCAGTGCATTTTTTTTCTGAAACTGAAAAAATGGAGATGTACTACTTGTCAGCTTACATACACAACGAAACAACGTAAGCATCCTAACTTAACAAATAATAACAGGGCACCAACTACAGCTATGCTAACTATTAGCACCACAACaccaaagaaaaagggaagaaactGCCAACATTTATAGCTAGCTATAGGAGAGACCACCATGCTAGAATGCAAATGAAGCCCAAAATGGTTCACTTAGTGTTGTCACATGTGAAGAACACATTACAACATCTAAGAGGGGCAAAGGACAACCTGACATGGTAAGATCAGCAAGTACTTCCGCAGATGCACCCAGCCACAAATTTGAGTATCGCCTTCTCGGATGGTGATCGAGAGTAACGAACAATAAAGTGATTAAGCAAACAAATTACATGTACGTTGTTCTTTAAGTTTCTATAAACAGATGCATGATTTGTTGAACTTGACAGATTCTTGAAATCACCATCTTTGAACACATGAGCTGTGGGAAAATTTGTATTGGTGAGAGCAAGCTAAACCGAACCTAGTTCAACAAACAATTGAGCCATCCAATGCATGTTTCTTGTTCATTTTTACTCAGAATATTGTTTGTTGGCATTGCAGACATTCCATTGAACGCATATAATAGCTATGTGTTAACTCAGCAGGCTTGGCTAAAATTCTCTAATGGTAGAAGAGAAAGGAGAGAAGATGACCTCCTGCTTTATCTGTCGCATCTGCCATAGCCAAGGTGAGGGTTCTTGCAGCCGTAGGAAGAATAGAAGATAATGCCGAACAGGGTGAAGCGCCCCTTAGCAGCACTAATGACGTGGACGTGGGCACCGCAGCGGCCGTCGACTGGGAATAAAACgacacaacaacaataataacaagGCATACGATGAGTATAATTTGCTGCATCTCGCACCTTATTGGAATTTTGAGTTCCCAGCTCACTGAATTTGTGGGTTCACATCTCATGTAAGCACATTGAATGAAACTACTTGTGAGTAGGAAGAATAGAGAAAAGTACTTGTTCACATCTCTAATATTAACGGACGGGTGCCTCTCACCTTGGGATTCAGGTTCTTTCCTGGCTAGAGGTTAGTCCTGATCCAAAGCTGAAATTGGAAAACAAACAATGTCAGGTCAAATACACAATAGCAACAGAAGAAGTTTATTTTTTCTGTCCGATGATAATAGCTTTCAGTTTCACAAATGTAGAAACTAAGACATACAAAAATCCAGCTTTCAAAAATTTATGTAATCTAAAAATCATGAAGATATTTCACAAGGAAAAACATGAAGGTACACACAACAACTCAAAAAATTCCCCAGACCAACACTAAATAAATGGGCGACTAGCAGAAGTGTGAGCCGTTGAGGCATTAGACAAACCTATTTTGCTATGGCGCAGTATGGATAGCAGTAGCAGGCAGACTTTGCACAGCTGGAACCTGCTTTTCATGGAGGGTGCTTGTGGTACCTGAACCAGCTCCACCCGTTGGAGGACTTGTCGTAGTAAGTGTGATCGACTGCGCGTCAGGCCTCTAGGAACATCAGGTTCTCCTCCGTGAGCGCCGGCGCTGCTTGGGTCGGTCAAAACAATGAATCAACGAGAATCAAAGCGAACGTCAATCTGAACCCTCGGCTAGCTCGCGTTGCTTCGTCCTTGCGGAACATGGCCTGGAATCCAGGACACTCCAAACTCATCTCGAGTCTTTTGGCAGTGATTCCTTGCGCAGCTCCTTCCTCCACGGGGTCATGTGAGCCCGGGTAGCAGCAGCTTACCCATCAAATGCACGACAGGAGAAGCACACATGTATTTATATGGCAATTGACGAGACATTCACCAAGATATAACAGAACAGAAATTTTGTAGTTCATCTCAAGGAAAAGGGCATGGCTAGAGATTTATTACCGCAATGGGATGGTGTGGTGGACGAAGACATGGGACAGGGGAGGCAAAGCCGTTGCGTCCGTCCAGATGCACGTGGACCACCACAGGACGGTCTGGCTGGATCTGGTTGGAGCAAGCGGCGGAGACCTTCAAGTGCAGCCACCGGCGGCGGCAACCGCCTCACGCCCCTCCTCCTTGAGATGATGTACAGGGAATCAACTACGGCCGGATCTAGAGCGTCGGCAGGTGGGGAGGCCGCGGCAGTCGTGGCACCAATGGAGACCCATGGCGTGGCGTCCTTGTAAGGGAGGCGGTGTCGCGAGAGAGAGGGGTCTTTAGAGAGGCACAGGATCTTGGCGCCGGCGAAGGGCAACTCTTCTCGGATCTCAGCGGCGGCGAAGGGAGCGTCCTCTCCGATCGAGAACGCACGGGCGGCGGCGATGGGATGCGAgtgcgaggcggcggcgatgggatcTGGTGGTGTGGCGTGGTGGCCTGGAAGGGATCTGATGCGAGTGCGAGCTCGAGGGCACCTGGAGGCCTCGTTCCAAGACGAtttttttttcgctggttaatcGTCGTAGGtttttttttcgctggttaatcATCGTAGGTTTTTTTTTCGTCGCTTGTCTCGGGCGCGACCTGAAGAGCGCGGGGGCTGGCAGAGGATTTGATACGTGGTTTTTTCGTTCGTGGCGGGTCAGCATTAGGTGGGaaaaggtgggaggaggtaccaaataTAACCGGGTGAGGTGGAACAAAATAAAACCcgaaacgcgacctaccaactgagacattaggagtttaGATGTGACAGAGAAAAAAAAAGTCCACCTCGTCGCTGCATCGCTCTGTCCTGTCCCCGCCACCGCCGGAGAAATGCCACCCCGGAGGCGGGATCGCCGGAGTCATCGCGACCCCTCACCGTCTCCCTCCCGCCCAAGCGGGCCACGAGCTTCCCCCTCGAGCCcccgcctccgcctcgccttcATCGTCCCTCCCCTGCTTCTCCTCGTCCTCACAGTGCTTCACTTCACCGGCCTCCTTTCCCTATCCCCTCCTTACCCCCAAACGCCGGGGAAGACCCCACTCTCCGTCTATGATCGCGGCCTAGTCAAGCGCCAAGTCTCtgccggcgagatccttgccgtaAGGGCCTTCTCAAGGTCGGTCCAGTCGTTCCAGCTGAGAGTTCATCGCCACTGACGCCATGTCTTTTCTTTCTTCTGTCGGGCCGCTCCGTACCGTCTGCAGGAGCACGCTAGGGTTTCGGAGAACCAGTCGCGCCGCCATTTCCCCAACCCCGTCCTGGCCTACGTGACCCCCTGGTGCGTCGTTTCTtctaaatcaactgctataccaagTTACATAGAGTTTATAGCATTTGGATCAATTTAGACGATTTTGTCCACATTGTGTAACAAAATATACATCTTTGAGAGCAATATATTCATAAACTACCGTGTGATTGGTCGGATAACCATTGCACATCGGGTCTGCAATTATTTCTAGTTCTTAAATCTCATAGGAACATCATTGTGGCTCTACTTCTCTGTGATTTCACTCCTATCCCTAAGCAAATTGAGTCACACGAGTCGACTAGAACGCATGTTTTTTTAAGAAGAGGAGTGTAGCTGATCTCCCCCCTCTGATTCCCATTACCAGAGACCAACCAAGTTCCTTACAGCCAAACGAAAaccgaagaaagaaagaaaagcttTAAAAACGGCAAGATGCCAAATGTTGCTTCAAGCCATAGTACAGAGCCACATGCGGCTCAATGTGGAGACCATCTTCAGGGCAAAAGCAAAAAGAAGTGTAGCTGATCTTCCCTTGTTGGAGTGCACATCAACAAGGATCTTAAGCAGCAGGAGTTTTTTTTTTAGAACGGAGGCATATGCCTGGCCTTAAACTGAGGCCCTTACAGTTAACAACAAGGTAGCAGAATAAAGGGAGTTCGATACAGGGTCATAAAGTCACAAATGACCAGACACAGTGACGCAGCGCTAGTGAACAGAAAGGAAATGCCATGCTGGCAAATGAACGATACTAAGAGGTGTCACGCCAGACGAGCCTCGCTACAAGTACTGCCTAAGC from Triticum aestivum cultivar Chinese Spring chromosome 3B, IWGSC CS RefSeq v2.1, whole genome shotgun sequence includes these protein-coding regions:
- the LOC123070153 gene encoding uncharacterized protein (The sequence of the model RefSeq protein was modified relative to this genomic sequence to represent the inferred CDS: added 6 bases not found in genome assembly) encodes the protein MLLPGHHATPPDPIAAASHSHPIAAARAFSIGEDAPFAAAEIREELPFAGAKILCLSKDPSLSRHRLPYKDATPWVSIGATTAAASPPADALDPAVVDSLYIISRRRGVRRLPPPVAALEGLRRLLQPDPARPSCGGPRASGRTQRLCLPCPMSSSTTPSHCAPALTEENLMFLEA